Within the Cyprinus carpio isolate SPL01 chromosome B18, ASM1834038v1, whole genome shotgun sequence genome, the region GTTATGTAGTGCCTGGCAGTTTCTTGGCTCACATCTCGCCTACGTCTGCGTGCGGCTTGGCCTAGGCAGCCTTGGGCACATCTGGAGTTTAAGCTGTCTTTTGCGCACAGGATCACGGAGCAGCTGATGTACACCTGTCAACATGATTTTAGAGTATTATAGTGAAATGTTCctgctaaacacaaacacaattgtTATGCAGATGTGTTGTACCTCATCGAAGCCTCCTGTGAACTTGAAGGCTTGGATCTGAAAGTCATACTTTGTGGAGACACTTGGGTAAACCATGACTGTCTCATCCATAACACACCTGAATTAACACAATCGAAGAACTGAATTACATTATTATTGCCTATATCAGGAAATTTGGTATTGTGCATTATTGCTttcaaagtaaaaagaaaatgcaacaCAATACACTCTTTGTGCCTTGATGAACTGTGATTAGTCTATGTACATACTGAATAGTCTTTGCTCATCAAGGTTGcaattatttgctcaaaaatacagtaaaagcagtaatattgtgaaatattttttacaatttaaaataactgctttctatttgaaaatattttaaaacataatttattcctgtgatgcaaaactgaattttcagcatcattactccagtcttcagtgtcacatgatccttcagaaatcattctaatatactgattttctgctcaagagacatttattattatcaatgttgaaaacggttgtgctgcttcatcTTTTTGCAGAAAAATCATAtttctttcaggattttttgatgaatagaaagtttaaaaaacagcatttatttgaattacgTTCTGGATGTCTCTAGTgacacttttgagcaatttaatgcgtccttgctgaataaaagtattaatgacGCTATTTTGAGATCTCTCAGCAGATTAAGTTTTTAGCGGATTAAATGCTATGAGTAACTTGAAtttatgattaaatgataaattgtTTTCTTTCACTAATACGGTGTAAACAAGTGTGTTTAGCACTGAAAAACGCATCAGGTGCACAAATACAAACATTGATCTTTAGCTACACACATTACTAAACTACACCTGCAGCTACAGTAATCATAAATGGTTCTGAGAAAAGCCATTGTGAGATTCAACAAAGCCTTGAAGGCCGATCGTGTATTTAAAGGAGCCTACTTTGTACAAGGACTTGAACCTGAAACCTTTTCGTTAGTAGCCCAAAAGCTTAATCTAGCAAATgtttaatgcagtgttttaaGCATAACCAATGATAAGCTTGGAATACAGTTAATAGACATCTGGGACTAATTATAGGCCTACTTATGCTATCATTGGTGCATGCTATTGCTCATACGTATGGCTGGAGGACCATAAAATGGGCAATATCCTATTCTTTTCTTCTAAAAATGTCCAAATCTGGTTCATGATAAAGTCTTACCCATCTTTGATGATGTCATAAAAGACAGCACTGAATGGATTGTCTTCAGGAGTGGCTCTGCAGGACTCAACGAAGAGAGTGACCTCAGGTAGAGCAGTATGAGCTTCAATGCCCATGTAGAGCTGGTCCATCAGCTGAACCTGCACTGGATACAGGCTGGGATCTACCTGACTGTCGAAGCTGCTGTCGGTGAAAATTTCAAACGCGTAACCAAACGTGCCAAAGCTAGATTCAGTGAAGATGTAGTCAGATTTATGGTTGACGTAGCCGTTGGAGACGATGGCCATTTTGGGATACTGGCAGGAGAAGCCAAATTTAACTTGATTGCGTCTGGTGATAACAGCATTCGGGTTCTCGAAGGAGTTGATCTCGTTTTTGAAGACGATGAAATCTCCAGAGTCCTGATTGGTGttgaaaacaaagacaaaagagagaaaaaataaagagaatgtaAGGGGCTTTAATGCAACActcaaatatttaacatattagtTGGCATACATCCATGGTAGTGCCACAGGTGTTGAGGGACATCGTGCCCAGGATGTGTGTGTCATTGGAGGTAAGGGAACAGGTGGGGTCTCGCAGTTGGAGCCAGTTCTGGTCAATGCCATCCATGGTGGCTTTACTGACAACAATGCTGATGCTGTTATCTTCACAGATTACTTTTGCATCACCTTGAAAGATATGATTCATTAATTTAGTCACTggtgtatttttttgtatgacttgcatttaaatcataaaaaacatcCAGGCATTAAATTTTACACAATTATGTGAATGCAAACGCTTCTAGCTACGcaggaaacacaaacacaataacacaataacatttaaaacctaaataaaaatacagctgtttatCTAACTACctgattaattaaatttaaagggggcataacacacacagtttaacccaatctcatgttaatcttgagtacctatagagtagtactgcatccttcatatctccaaaaagtctttagttttatcatatttataaaagaaatatacagctttacgattctctccggaaaaagcaGAGCTCCTGCAGGCACGCcttgggcggagctaaagagtgacgagcaTTTGAGAGCCGAAtgcaaacaaaacagacatttgatgctGTTTCACTTACCGTCAGCAGTTCTAaatcatgaccgggatcttttatagctgggaccgctccatATTTCAGTACcaaacaatgtgcaaatccagcgtcgagctgggccttgtttataaaacgttcCTCATTAAAGACACTTGTGAAACTCCCTTGCTGCTGGGAGAAAtacccatataaggagttccaccctcgtCTACGTCATGAAGAGCCAAAAAACTCTCCGAAACTTGTACgaacccggaagtaagatttttggcacagaaatactccgtcatacgtccaaattgttttttgaaactttggctagcatgagaatccaactctttaacagtgtaaacaactctgaatgcatgaaacagcattgtagcccccctttaaagGAAACTCGCTTGAGGTTTGTTAGGAACTGCCACAACAACACAATGTACAAGCTAAAGTTGTTTTTAGTGGTAGGAATTTGATTTATACGCAGTGACTCACCAAACATATTTGTTCACTGAAACGTTCAGTGGCTCTTTCTGTAAGTTACATTGTTATGTCAGTAGGTGTCGATAagtgaaaatatttgtgtttcatgAGCGAATCATTTAGGCAACCGattcattaaaaacagtttaGAGTTGTTGAGATGTTGACGACCagtaattttgaattttattaggctacatattttgttatatgaatatctgaacatacaatcatcaaaagaaagaacagggtatctgcttctaaacaaaaacattttattctagcttcatgcattcttttttataaacacatgAATGCGGTTTCATaaagtttcataaataaataaaaaaaattaagagataaacaacattttgaacaataaGCTGAGAATACTTTGAATTTGATTCAGAATGATGATCAAagcgtagatggagtcgatcagcACCCCAAAGCTCTTCATGGGTTGACactttattccataacgttacacagttttgatgctgttttatgtctgatgatcatgttagattacatgtggaagcatctgttgttttggtttctttttcaCTTTTGGTTTGGAAATtatgtacagaagatgtgtattAGCGCCCCCTACAGTATAACAAAGAAAACATGGATTCCCGGAGCACAAgcatagctcaaatatatttagactctttaaaagtataagtcaagtatacttaaataacattttaagtatatttcttagaaatacataaagcacatttctgagaagtacataaaaagtagactgaaagtatagtttcctattttttagtttaaaagaagtatataacacacttgaataaactttttcGTATGGGGAACCTTCGAACATTCAGAAGTCATGTGCTTCAAAAGTaagaaacatcaaataaaaaaaataatcatttgcaGAAGACCAAAAAATTAATCAAccactaaaaaaaatcattcgCTAACAAACAATCTATGCATATCCAATCTCAACTCaaataataatcacataaaaGAAGTTCCTGCTATTGTTTTTACCTGAAAGAACCCTTGCTTTTGCCACAGCCACAATGATGCACCTCATTTCTGACTGACTGATAAAGAAAAGACAGACAAGAACTCATAAGAAACTATGCAGAGAacataaataatcaatttaaatacAGACCCCACTTTACCTGTGAAGTGTGTCTGCTGCAAAACACACAGGTACACGACGGTACAGATCCGTCTCCTGTGGAGTCCAGGTCAGTGTTGCCACCAAAACCCCATTACTCTCACTTGTCAGAGTCTTAGACATATTAGAGGGGCCACTGACCTGGAAGTCATAGATGCTACACAGACAGGAGCAAAAGAAAGATCAgataacattactgtaactcaatcGGCAGACACATGAAAAACCTGATTTGGCAAACACTGACATTCGAGCATGTCAAGGTATTCTTTCCAGCAGGATCTACTGATAAAAAAGGAATTCAGTTAAATTCATCTGCTCATTAAAATCACACCACTTAGAAATGAAATTGATTACAAATCTATGACTGCCGCCAAAagcaaaatgaaatcaaatccaGAAGTTCCAGTAATGAAAAGTTGGCTTAGATAGATAAATATCTAAGAGAAATATTGTGATTCATTATTCAGACCTGCTGTCCGAGATCTGTGCTCGGAGGGTGATTTCATGCGCCTCTCCCACAGCGGCATGATGCACATCTCCATGTAAAGGAGTTGGTGTCAAGAAACTTGGTTTGTTCACGCCTGGTACACAACCCTGAGATGGTGGGAGAACTGCGAGATGGTGTAGATGTTGTTTAAATACACAGAAATGCACAAACACAGTATCAGTGCTACACAATTCACAGCAGACCTAAAATAAAAGCGTCCCATACACTCATAAAACTAAAGGTTCTTAAATGCAATCTGTGGCAGCATGAAGCACATTTAACATCCACTAAAGCTTTTCAGTGTACAAAAGGGTTTTTATAGTAGAAAAAAGCTCTTTAGATAGTTTTTtcttcacaagaaaaaaaatggttattttaagaaatgtttattgaaatcTGTGGCACTACTTTGAATATACTACACTGAGCATATGTGTTCACTTCTATTTTCTGATAAAATTCACCATGAACCTGTTCATCCACAGTTTTTCTTTTGACATGTCTTGCATTGTTTTGGCTTTTGCTGATGACATGCATTCTCTCAAATGACAGAAACCAGTTGTTCAGGTCAATTAAACACagattaatgtattttgttgttgtggaGGTGATCGATGTCTCGGATAATGGTCGAATTATACTGTAGCTCTACACCGTATATCTAGTTTATATTCTTTCCCATGCACTTTTGActtccattttttctttctttggattaaaaaaaaagacattcatcAACAGATGAAACATTTGATACcttctattaataaataaatatatagaaacataaataaaaaaaaataaactctgcaCAGACTTGAGCAATATATTTCCATAACTTTTCCAGTCAGTTGAGATTGctgcataaaattatttttcaaagctgGAAATAAAACTATGATTATAACAGTACAAGAaaattctattttagtttttctacttaaaaatttcacatttgaaTCAAAGCAACTTgacgtttctttgtaattgtttgtaaaatatacTAGCCATTTCTAAATGAAATTTGCTTCTACATCATATTTTTACTGTACTCTGACAAATCAATACTTCTGATATTCTTTCAATTCATTTGTGAGattttgtatgttaaaaaaatttaagatattgCTCTTAATGTTTTTCACTTTTCTACTTAATTTGAATCCATTTTTGTGATTTCTTTCAATGTCTTCTGAAAAGCTTCCTAACTTATTTTATTGCATGAGGGAGGGCCTTTGTTTGGCCCATAGCAGATAATGTGATTCTCACTCACTTTCAACTGCAAACTGCAGAGGCACTTGACTGAGGGCAGTTGGGTTACTGCTGTCACTGACTGCATTATTGACTGAGGAGACCCCGCTAACGTCAGTCACAGTTATGTTTGAAACGGCATAATCCTCCAATATGAGCTCAAACACATGCACACCTACGTCCAGAGCATTTTCTCTGCGCAAGGTGCACAATTCCTACAAAAAAGAATAAACCACGCACACaccaaaatatacattaaaaggtcaaaatgtgaaaagggtcaaGGAACTTAATTTTCCTTTCTTTAAGTTGAAAGGTTTGGCATTAGAAAACATTACCTCTTGAAGATGAATGTTTGGATGTTGATGGCAAACTGTGCAGTTGGCGTCATTAAACCTGCATCTCACATCATCGTCATCTGGATCATGTGCCAGCAAACGAATGCTCTGGAAGCAGTTCTGAGGAATCCTGTGTATCATTAAGACGATGGAgcaagattatttatttaaggcATTGAatgtttctgttaataaaaatgcaaatgttagatatatatataaacattttcatgaTGTCATTTTAGAAAGCGCACACCTTATGTTTGGAATTGCTGCTGAAACAGGGGATCTGTTTGGAGACTGAGTGTCAGATCGTCGACCAGCGTCAACATGAGTGCGAAGCGCCCATCCACCGACACCATGAACATTATCCTCCCAGCAGCAGCCAGAGGAACTGATagagatatttaataaaatgcatgtgCATTTTGTTAATACGTCATTTAGTTTTATGTGTTTAAATACATGGGAACATATAATTCACTTTATGCATTAACTATGGAACTTGTTCTTtaacatatacacattttttcaGATCATTAgggactgtatttatttatttgtatctgTTATGTGTATTTTGTGATTACAATGTAAGACTATCAATTACTTAAGGCAGAGCCTtagatattatataaaaacagcatCAGAATTACCTCAGAATGAATGGACCATTACTAGTGACATTGGTGGCCATGTAAACCTCTGATTGGCACCACAGATTTTCAGCTGCACTGTCCGTCACCACAGGTTCGGTGTTAGTGAGGATGCCACATGATCCACTTTCACAGATCCAGTCAGCCTGAGAACCACAGGGACCCCTACTGGATTCTCTGTAGTAAAAGTGCATCTGCCAAAAACACATAGAGGAGACCGGCTTTGTTGTCACATGATTTACATAAACTACATGACATgctttatatgattttttttttataaggaaaGGTTTATTTTgggactttgaaaaaaaaaaattaaaataaatgaaaattataatgttGACTTGGCATCTaccataattcaaataaatatgtttaagataaagaattaaaaatactaaaactaaaactaaaactaaaaaaaaaatgaaagctatatagaaatgtgtaaaaataataaaatgatgaaagcacataacaaaattattattaaatttaaaatgtgaaaactgtaaatataaaatatcaacaaaaataaaaaaatatatatcaataaacactataatattataaatacataatatgataataattaacaataataaaacaatattgctTTGCACCACAGTAAGCTGAGAAACTTCaggaaattaaatattcatgatcTAAATTTAGATTGCTTAATTTGACATTGAATGACAGTAATACACAGAAATAGtacaagtaaaacaaataaaaaaataatacaaataaacaaattaaagtgAGACTCGTTAAGTTGCAACATTTCAAAACCGGATTTACCTCCACTGTTCCATCTGGAAATCTGTTTCCAGGCGTGAACATCATGGAACCCCCATAGAAACCTACGGCTGGTCCCAGAGCGAGAGCCAAGCTCAGTAGCAGCAGCATCGTGCCGTGTGCCATTGTGTCTGTCGGAATCGCACAGTGAGCAATGCTATATACTGAGAGATGGGTGGATACTTTCTAAGTTATTGTTTGAGTTGTTCCACCAGCTGAAGACAAGCATGTGATGAATGACAGGAATCAGCTTCCTTGAAAAGTAACATACACGTGGATTATTTTTTGACTttgaaaaaactgtattttttcaaattaattaatgcatgttGAATTATTTTTCTTACTGTTCACCAAGGTTAAAATACAgtttagaaattataatttttattaaaatattttttgcagtctGCATTCCAATCAAGAGGAAATCCACATTCCTCAAACATGATACCAGATATTTACGAGGtttttcagatgatgtatttcAGATTCAGAAAATCACTACCATCTGATAAAATTGAAAATTAGGCCAttcccataggaaagaaaaatcaaaagtgagatctctttaacatctcaaatatttctcctagacagaaatgaggttacttGAAGAtcaaatggagatttttgcttgtGTCTCcagcttctcaaacttgtctcctgagacgaAAACTCTAACATTCTCACAgtggtctcctttaaagctttaaaagagatctcaacaacatcacacactgtactcagatatttctcctcaagtttgagaagcaggagactcaagcaaaagtttTCATTCAATCTTAAggtaacctcatttctgtctaggagaaatatttgaaacgGTAAAGagatcacttttttattttatttttcttccctttGGTTAGCTTTAATGTCATTTATCTACAATATTTCAATCAAAGACAATACAGTTGTTTTACGTAGACAGTGTGTGATTTAACAGAGGAAACCATAACCTATATTaacatacatgcaaaaatgggctgtacaagacacaattttaatactaaacaaagcaaaaaaacaaaaaacaaaaaatcactgGGACACTggttttacatttgttaaaaaaaggtattgcttttatactaaacatcttacttgtaagtcctttctagtgtgtttggaaaatgtggtTTATACAATACTGGGCACTGaagataaatttaaacatttaaactagtaaccCCTGATATTCTGa harbors:
- the LOC109080748 gene encoding CUB and zona pellucida-like domain-containing protein 1; translation: MAHGTMLLLLSLALALGPAVGFYGGSMMFTPGNRFPDGTVEMHFYYRESSRGPCGSQADWICESGSCGILTNTEPVVTDSAAENLWCQSEVYMATNVTSNGPFILSSSGCCWEDNVHGVGGWALRTHVDAGRRSDTQSPNRSPVSAAIPNIRIPQNCFQSIRLLAHDPDDDDVRCRFNDANCTVCHQHPNIHLQEELCTLRRENALDVGVHVFELILEDYAVSNITVTDVSGVSSVNNAVSDSSNPTALSQVPLQFAVEILPPSQGCVPGVNKPSFLTPTPLHGDVHHAAVGEAHEITLRAQISDSSIYDFQVSGPSNMSKTLTSESNGVLVATLTWTPQETDLYRRVPVCFAADTLHSQSEMRCIIVAVAKARVLSGDAKVICEDNSISIVVSKATMDGIDQNWLQLRDPTCSLTSNDTHILGTMSLNTCGTTMDDSGDFIVFKNEINSFENPNAVITRRNQVKFGFSCQYPKMAIVSNGYVNHKSDYIFTESSFGTFGYAFEIFTDSSFDSQVDPSLYPVQVQLMDQLYMGIEAHTALPEVTLFVESCRATPEDNPFSAVFYDIIKDGCVMDETVMVYPSVSTKYDFQIQAFKFTGGFDEVYISCSVILCAKDSLNSRCAQGCLGQAARRRRRDVSQETARHYITQGPLRVARQARNAASNDGGFLHMSTSTGVFAGLFVVSIVVLVGILVYNARRTRSVDRMHLLSTF